DNA from Thermococcus sp. LS1:
GTAAGTCCTTGTGGCTCTCGTAGAGCTCCTTTGCCCTTCCGTAGAGCTTATCAGCATGGTTGACGACGCGCGATATGGCTCCCGTCATGAAGGGCTTCTCCCCGTTGTAGAAGCTGTGCTTGGCGAAGCTGTGCTCCACAACGCGCTCAACCATGTGTTTCTTGTAGTCCTCGCTCGGGAACTCGAAACCGTCGCTGACGCTTATGGCGTCGCCGTATATGCCATAGACGTCTCCCCTCGGCCTGACGGCCATATGGATTATCGGCCCCTCGACTTCCTCGTACTGCTCAAGCTTGGAGAACAGCTCGAAGGTGTATTCTGCAAGTGGGAGGGCCTCCTGGAGCCTCTTCTTCATCTTCTCCAGCGTAGTCTTGTCGGGGAGCTTGCCAAAACCGCCCATGACGACGTTTTCCTGGTGGATGGCCCTTGCACCGAGCTCGTCCATCATCCAGCTTCCGAGGTTCTTAAGGTCAAGGGCAATGTTGATCTCTTTCTTGTACTTGTCAAGCATTTTGAGCGGGTTGGAGTAGCCCATGTAATCTGGCAGGACGAGGAGGTAGAGGTGGAGTGCGTGGCTCTCTATCATGTCTCCAATGTAGAGAACCTCCCTGAGGGCCTGTATTTCCTCGCGTACCTCAAAGCCAATTGCCTTTTCAGCCGCCTCAACGGCAGTGAGCTTGTGGGCTGCTGAACAGAAGGAGCATATCCTAGGATAAACGGCCAAAGCCTCGTCGAGCTTCTTGCCGACGGTTATCGCCTCAAAGAACCTCGGGCCCTCAATGATGTTGAGCTTGACCTCCTTGACAC
Protein-coding regions in this window:
- the hydA gene encoding NADPH-dependent hydrogenase/sulfhydrogenase 1 subunit alpha encodes the protein MKNLYLPITVDHIARVEGKGGVEIIVGDDGVKEVKLNIIEGPRFFEAITVGKKLDEALAVYPRICSFCSAAHKLTAVEAAEKAIGFEVREEIQALREVLYIGDMIESHALHLYLLVLPDYMGYSNPLKMLDKYKKEINIALDLKNLGSWMMDELGARAIHQENVVMGGFGKLPDKTTLEKMKKRLQEALPLAEYTFELFSKLEQYEEVEGPIIHMAVRPRGDVYGIYGDAISVSDGFEFPSEDYKKHMVERVVEHSFAKHSFYNGEKPFMTGAISRVVNHADKLYGRAKELYESHKDLLRPTNPFANNLAQALELVYFMERGIDLIDEALAKWPIRPRDEVAVKDGFGVSTTEAPRGILVYALEVKDGRIAYADIITPTAFNLAMMEVHVRMMAEKHYNDDPERLKYLTEMVVRAYDPCISCSVHVVRL